A portion of the Salmo trutta chromosome 1, fSalTru1.1, whole genome shotgun sequence genome contains these proteins:
- the LOC115199254 gene encoding cdc42-interacting protein 4 homolog isoform X2, whose amino-acid sequence MQYCSWRGYGSTCRAMQMTATIPPERETGIRKFSNHQSFLDILNEMNDYAGQRELIAENMMMNICIELTKYLQELKMERKTHLSEAKKAQQSLESTYKQLDSSKKRFEREWREADKAAQYAEKTDQDINATKADVEKAKQQANMRTHIAEECKNDYAAQLQKYNKEQSQFYFSDMPLIFNKLQDMDERRVRKLAQGYVLFSDTERHVMPIIGKCLEGVTKAGTNVNERNDSIALIEQYKSGFERPGDLDFEDYSQGINRASSDSSLGTLGTPKGPLELLGKNRSKPFWLFSKKSKLSPSPSSLTPFSTPPAPSPANGPPSPKFGRDPLSYCLKEINKTVKPRISSFRTLGRTPTVTEDFGHLPPEQRRKRLQQKLDDIGKELQKEVDQSEALEKMKDVYEKNPQMGDPASLSPQINQTAQNMERLRGELNKYESWLTEAGRRGDLVLRRDTLREDALSYRSHSNNNGSTHEPYSPDGTHSEEGTPDPSHAIYAEFDDDFEEEEEELVAPIGQCTAMYNFPGASEGTITMQEGEVLSVVEEDKGDGWTRVRRANGNEGYIPTSYVSISLSK is encoded by the exons ATGCAG TACTGTAGTTGGAGAGGCTATGGCAGCACCTGCAGAGCAATGCAAATGACTGCTACTATACCCCCTGAGAGGGAAACGGGAATAAGGAA gttCTCCAACCACCAGTCCTTCCTGGACATCCTGAATGAGATGAACGACTACGCAGGACAGAGGGAGCTGATTGCTGAGAACATGATGATGAACATCTGCATCGAACTCACCAAGTACCTGCAGGAGCTCAAGATGGAGCGTaagacg CATCTGTCGGAGGCCAAGAAAGCCCAGCAGAGTTTGGAGAGCACCTATAAGCAGCTCGACAGT aGTAAGAAACGTTTTGAGAGGGAGTGGCGGGAAGCGGACAAAGCTGCTCAGTATGCCGAGAAAACTGACCAGGACATCAACGCCACGAAGGCCGACGTCGAGAAG GCCAAACAGCAGGCCAACATGAGGACACACATAGCGGAAGAGTGTAAGAACGACTACGCCGCCCAGCTGCAGAAATACAACAAGGAGCAGAGCCAGTTCTATTTCAGCGACATGCCTCTCATCTTCAAC AAACTCCAGGACATGGATGAGAGGCGGGTGAGGAAGCTGGCGCAGGGCTACGTCTTGTTCTCAGACACGGAGAGGCACGTGATGCCCATTATCGGGAAGTGTCTGGAGGGCGTCACTAAAGCGGGCACTAATGTCAACGAGAGGAAT GACTCCATAGCTCTTATAGAGCAGTACAAGTCAGGCTTTGAGCGTCCTGGGGACCTGGACTTTGAGGACTACAGTCAGGGCATCAACCGTGCCTCCTCAGACAGCAGCCTGGGCACCCTCGGTACCCCCAAAGGCCCCCTGGAGCTGCTGGGCAAGAACAGGAGCAAACCGTTCTGGCTGTTCAGCAAGAAGAGTAAG ctctctccctccccctcctcactcacCCCCTTTTCCACGCCGCCCGCCCCCTCGCCCGCTAACGGACCCCCCTCCCCCAAGTTTGGCCGGGACCCATTGTCGTACTGTTTGAAGGAGATCAATAAGACAGTCAAACCCAGAATATCCTCCTTCCGGACCCTCGGGCGAACG CCCACGGTGACAGAGGACTTTGGCCATCTCCCCCCCGAGCAGCGCAGGAAGAGGTTACAACAGAAACTAGATGACATTGGCAAGGAGTTGCAGAAAGAAGTGGaccagag tGAGGCGCTGGAGAAGATGAAGGATGTGTATGAGAAGAACCCCCAGATGGGAGACCCTGCCAGCCTGTCTCCCCAGATCAACCAGACAGCCCAGAACATGGAGAGACTGAGAGGAGAGCTCAACAAGTATGAG TCATGGTTGACAGAGGCAGGAAGGCGAGGGGATTTGGTGCTCAGGAGAGATACATTGCGAGAGGATGCGTTGAGCTACAGGTCTCACTCCAACAACAACGGCAGCACTCACGAACCATACAG CCCCGACGGAACCCACTCTGAAGAAGGCACCCCAGATCCCTCTCATGCCATCTACGCCGAGTTTGACGATGActttgaggaggaagaggaggagcttgTCGCTCCCATCGGCCAATGTACAGCCATGTACAACTTCCCAG GTGCCAGTGAGGGGACCATCACCATGCAGGAGGGGGAGGTGTTGTCTGTAGTGGAGGAGGATAAAGGTGACGGCTGGACCAGGGTCCGCAGGGCCAACGGGAACGAGGGCTACATCCCAACATCCTACGTCAGCATCAGCCTCAGCAAGTGA
- the LOC115199254 gene encoding cdc42-interacting protein 4 homolog isoform X1, which yields MDWGTDLWDQYDIIDKHTQSGLELVEKYVKFVKERTEIEQNYAKQLRNLTKKYNPKRGCKEEQECRFSNHQSFLDILNEMNDYAGQRELIAENMMMNICIELTKYLQELKMERKTHLSEAKKAQQSLESTYKQLDSSKKRFEREWREADKAAQYAEKTDQDINATKADVEKAKQQANMRTHIAEECKNDYAAQLQKYNKEQSQFYFSDMPLIFNKLQDMDERRVRKLAQGYVLFSDTERHVMPIIGKCLEGVTKAGTNVNERNDSIALIEQYKSGFERPGDLDFEDYSQGINRASSDSSLGTLGTPKGPLELLGKNRSKPFWLFSKKSKLSPSPSSLTPFSTPPAPSPANGPPSPKFGRDPLSYCLKEINKTVKPRISSFRTLGRTPTVTEDFGHLPPEQRRKRLQQKLDDIGKELQKEVDQSEALEKMKDVYEKNPQMGDPASLSPQINQTAQNMERLRGELNKYESWLTEAGRRGDLVLRRDTLREDALSYRSHSNNNGSTHEPYSPDGTHSEEGTPDPSHAIYAEFDDDFEEEEEELVAPIGQCTAMYNFPGASEGTITMQEGEVLSVVEEDKGDGWTRVRRANGNEGYIPTSYVSISLSK from the exons ATGGACTGGGGCACGGATCTCTGG GACCAATATGACATCATCGACAAGCACACGCAATCCGGGCTGGAACTGGTAGAGAAGTATGTCAAGTTTGTGAAGGAGAGGACGGAGATAGAGCAGAACTATGCCAAGCAGCTGAG AAATCTAACAAAGAAATACAATCCTAAACGAGGCTGTAAAGAGGAACAGGAATGCAG gttCTCCAACCACCAGTCCTTCCTGGACATCCTGAATGAGATGAACGACTACGCAGGACAGAGGGAGCTGATTGCTGAGAACATGATGATGAACATCTGCATCGAACTCACCAAGTACCTGCAGGAGCTCAAGATGGAGCGTaagacg CATCTGTCGGAGGCCAAGAAAGCCCAGCAGAGTTTGGAGAGCACCTATAAGCAGCTCGACAGT aGTAAGAAACGTTTTGAGAGGGAGTGGCGGGAAGCGGACAAAGCTGCTCAGTATGCCGAGAAAACTGACCAGGACATCAACGCCACGAAGGCCGACGTCGAGAAG GCCAAACAGCAGGCCAACATGAGGACACACATAGCGGAAGAGTGTAAGAACGACTACGCCGCCCAGCTGCAGAAATACAACAAGGAGCAGAGCCAGTTCTATTTCAGCGACATGCCTCTCATCTTCAAC AAACTCCAGGACATGGATGAGAGGCGGGTGAGGAAGCTGGCGCAGGGCTACGTCTTGTTCTCAGACACGGAGAGGCACGTGATGCCCATTATCGGGAAGTGTCTGGAGGGCGTCACTAAAGCGGGCACTAATGTCAACGAGAGGAAT GACTCCATAGCTCTTATAGAGCAGTACAAGTCAGGCTTTGAGCGTCCTGGGGACCTGGACTTTGAGGACTACAGTCAGGGCATCAACCGTGCCTCCTCAGACAGCAGCCTGGGCACCCTCGGTACCCCCAAAGGCCCCCTGGAGCTGCTGGGCAAGAACAGGAGCAAACCGTTCTGGCTGTTCAGCAAGAAGAGTAAG ctctctccctccccctcctcactcacCCCCTTTTCCACGCCGCCCGCCCCCTCGCCCGCTAACGGACCCCCCTCCCCCAAGTTTGGCCGGGACCCATTGTCGTACTGTTTGAAGGAGATCAATAAGACAGTCAAACCCAGAATATCCTCCTTCCGGACCCTCGGGCGAACG CCCACGGTGACAGAGGACTTTGGCCATCTCCCCCCCGAGCAGCGCAGGAAGAGGTTACAACAGAAACTAGATGACATTGGCAAGGAGTTGCAGAAAGAAGTGGaccagag tGAGGCGCTGGAGAAGATGAAGGATGTGTATGAGAAGAACCCCCAGATGGGAGACCCTGCCAGCCTGTCTCCCCAGATCAACCAGACAGCCCAGAACATGGAGAGACTGAGAGGAGAGCTCAACAAGTATGAG TCATGGTTGACAGAGGCAGGAAGGCGAGGGGATTTGGTGCTCAGGAGAGATACATTGCGAGAGGATGCGTTGAGCTACAGGTCTCACTCCAACAACAACGGCAGCACTCACGAACCATACAG CCCCGACGGAACCCACTCTGAAGAAGGCACCCCAGATCCCTCTCATGCCATCTACGCCGAGTTTGACGATGActttgaggaggaagaggaggagcttgTCGCTCCCATCGGCCAATGTACAGCCATGTACAACTTCCCAG GTGCCAGTGAGGGGACCATCACCATGCAGGAGGGGGAGGTGTTGTCTGTAGTGGAGGAGGATAAAGGTGACGGCTGGACCAGGGTCCGCAGGGCCAACGGGAACGAGGGCTACATCCCAACATCCTACGTCAGCATCAGCCTCAGCAAGTGA
- the LOC115199244 gene encoding vascular cell adhesion protein 1, whose translation MISLQRMLGLFMLMLLHGAPITPGTMTTLPATAKPTVVTFPLELNPPRVVVRYGDSVSVNCSTSSTDHKGMGWEATFGDAGFEQDVNIVTWTVDNLTDWTIKPKCYMPLIDGEQASKVLPVILYKPPDSVSISVLRHSGPMVEGTEYQLQCDIQNMAPLQNLVVKWYKGNEPLDNVTYSNVSKTPVDVSATLMISPSRHDDGAQYRCRAELDLGPEGPQPHPTVTSEPLSITVHYAPEFLPGNDTVEVSAGSDVSLDCSAEGNPPPELRWTNNTAEGNANETTVGRLRTLYISRVTANATYNCTVTNGLGSITKQIQVLVDVPPQQHPTMFSTAPSTPGTMTTLPATAKPTVVTFPLELNPPRVVVRYGDSVSVNCSTSSTDHEGMGWEATFGGTNFEQDVNIVTWTVDNLTDWTIEPKCYITLIDDEQASKVLPVILYKTPDSISISVLRHSGAMVEGTEYQLQCDIQNMAPLQNLVVKWYKGNEPLDHVTYSNVSKTPVDVSATLMISPSRHDDGAQYRCRAELDLGPEGPQPHPTVTSEPLSITVHYAPEFLLGNDTVEVSAGSDVSLNCSAEGNPPPELRWTNNTAHNVKSSTEGRQRTIRITKATSTNAGIYICTATNRVGTATRTTTVTMKGGSTSISLTIVIIFPVIFLIFLIVFFMCKKRQGFYNFIPVNQPNDVPLMPLPTIGVGNHDPEGYPMKV comes from the exons CACCCATAACTCCAGGAACTATGACCACCCTCCCAGCAACAGCCAAGCCAACAG TAGTTACCTTTCCTCTTGAGCTCAACCCTCCCAGAGTGGTGGTGAGATATGGAGACTCAGTCTCAGTTAACTGCAGCACATCATCCACAGACCATAAGGGGATGGGCTGGGAGGCCACATTCGGAGATGCAGGTTTTGAACAAGATGTCAACATTGTCACCTGGACTGTGGATAACCTTACTGATTGGACAATAAAACCTAAATGCTACATGCCTCTCATTGACGGCGAACAAGCCTCAAAAGTACTTCCAGTCATTCTCTACA AGCCCCCAGACAGCGTCTCCATCTCTGTTCTGAGACACTCTGGTCCCATGGTGGAGGGGACAGAGTACCAGCTGCAGTGTGACATCCAGAACATGGCTCCTCTACAGAACCTGGTTGTGAAGTGGTACAAAGGGAATGAACCCTTAGATAATGTAACTTACAGTAACGTCAGTAAGACACCAGTGGATGTGTCAGCTACTCTGATGATCAGCCCCAGTAGACATGATGATGGAGCTCAGTATAGATGTAGAGCAGAACTGGACCTGGGACCAGAGGGACCACAACCCCATCCTACAGTAACATCAGAACCTCTCAGCATTACTGTGCACT ATGCTCCTGAGTTCCTTCCAGGGAATGACACAGTGGAGGTGAGTGCAGGCAGTGATGTGTCTCTGGACTGCAGTGCTGAGGGGAACCCTCCTCCTGAGCTGAGGTGGACCAACAACACTGCAGAGGGAAATGCCAATGAGACCACTGTGGGGCGCCTGCGTACTCTCTACATCTCCAGAGTAACAGCTAATGCAACTTACAACTGCACAGTCACAAATGGACTGGGCTCCATCACCAAGCAGATACAAGTCCTAGTAGATGTACCTCCACAACAACACCCAACGATGTTCTCCACAGCACCCTCAACTCCAGGAACTATGACCACCCTCCCAGCAACAGCCAAGCCAACAG TAGTTACCTTTCCTCTTGAGCTCAACCCTCCCAGAGTGGTGGTGAGATATGGAGACTCAGTCTCAGTTAACTGCAGCACATCATCCACAGACCAtgaggggatgggatgggaggccACATTCGGAGGTACAAATTTTGAACAAGATGTCAACATTGTCACCTGGACTGTGGATAACCTTACTGATTGGACAATAGAACCTAAATGCTACATCACTCTCATTGACGACGAACAAGCCTCAAAAGTACTTCCAGTCATTCTCTACA AGACTCCAGACAGCATCTCCATCTCTGTTCTGAGACACTCTGGTGCCATGGTGGAGGGGACGGAGTACCAGCTGCAGTGTGACATCCAGAACATGGCTCCTCTACAGAACCTGGTTGTGAAGTGGTACAAAGGGAATGAACCCTTAGATCATGTAACTTACAGTAACGTCAGTAAGACACCAGTGGATGTGTCAGCTACTCTGATGATCAGCCCCAGTAGACATGATGATGGAGCTCAGTATAGATGTAGAGCAGAACTGGACCTGGGACCAGAGGGACCACAACCCCATCCTACAGTAACATCAGAACCTCTCAGCATTACTGTGCACT ATGCTCCTGAGTTCCTTCTAGGGAATGACACAGTGGAGGTGAGTGCAGGCAGTGATGTGTCTCTGAACTGCAGTGCTGAGGGGAACCCTCCTCCTGAGCTGAGGTGGACCAACAACACTGCACACAATGTGAAGTCGTCCACTGAGGGGCGCCAGAGGACTATTAGAATCACCAAAGCCACGTCTACCAATGCTGGGATCTACATCTGCACTGCCACGAATAGAGTTGGGACGGCCACCAGAACAACAACAGTAACTATGAAAG GTGGCTCCACAAGTATCAGTTTGACGATTGTAATCATTTTCCCGGTCATTTTCCTGATATTCCTGATAGTCTTCTTTATGTGTAAGAAAAGACAAGGATTTTATAATTTCATACCCGTCAACCAGCCAAACGATGTTCCATTGATGCCACTACCTACAATAGGGGTAGGCAACCATGATCCAGAGGGGTATCCTATGAAGGTTTGA
- the LOC115199254 gene encoding cdc42-interacting protein 4 homolog isoform X3, whose product MDWGTDLWDQYDIIDKHTQSGLELVEKYVKFVKERTEIEQNYAKQLRNLTKKYNPKRGCKEEQECRFSNHQSFLDILNEMNDYAGQRELIAENMMMNICIELTKYLQELKMERKTHLSEAKKAQQSLESTYKQLDSSKKRFEREWREADKAAQYAEKTDQDINATKADVEKAKQQANMRTHIAEECKNDYAAQLQKYNKEQSQFYFSDMPLIFNKLQDMDERRVRKLAQGYVLFSDTERHVMPIIGKCLEGVTKAGTNVNERNDSIALIEQYKSGFERPGDLDFEDYSQGINRASSDSSLGTLGTPKGPLELLGKNRSKPFWLFSKKSKPTVTEDFGHLPPEQRRKRLQQKLDDIGKELQKEVDQSEALEKMKDVYEKNPQMGDPASLSPQINQTAQNMERLRGELNKYESWLTEAGRRGDLVLRRDTLREDALSYRSHSNNNGSTHEPYSPDGTHSEEGTPDPSHAIYAEFDDDFEEEEEELVAPIGQCTAMYNFPGASEGTITMQEGEVLSVVEEDKGDGWTRVRRANGNEGYIPTSYVSISLSK is encoded by the exons ATGGACTGGGGCACGGATCTCTGG GACCAATATGACATCATCGACAAGCACACGCAATCCGGGCTGGAACTGGTAGAGAAGTATGTCAAGTTTGTGAAGGAGAGGACGGAGATAGAGCAGAACTATGCCAAGCAGCTGAG AAATCTAACAAAGAAATACAATCCTAAACGAGGCTGTAAAGAGGAACAGGAATGCAG gttCTCCAACCACCAGTCCTTCCTGGACATCCTGAATGAGATGAACGACTACGCAGGACAGAGGGAGCTGATTGCTGAGAACATGATGATGAACATCTGCATCGAACTCACCAAGTACCTGCAGGAGCTCAAGATGGAGCGTaagacg CATCTGTCGGAGGCCAAGAAAGCCCAGCAGAGTTTGGAGAGCACCTATAAGCAGCTCGACAGT aGTAAGAAACGTTTTGAGAGGGAGTGGCGGGAAGCGGACAAAGCTGCTCAGTATGCCGAGAAAACTGACCAGGACATCAACGCCACGAAGGCCGACGTCGAGAAG GCCAAACAGCAGGCCAACATGAGGACACACATAGCGGAAGAGTGTAAGAACGACTACGCCGCCCAGCTGCAGAAATACAACAAGGAGCAGAGCCAGTTCTATTTCAGCGACATGCCTCTCATCTTCAAC AAACTCCAGGACATGGATGAGAGGCGGGTGAGGAAGCTGGCGCAGGGCTACGTCTTGTTCTCAGACACGGAGAGGCACGTGATGCCCATTATCGGGAAGTGTCTGGAGGGCGTCACTAAAGCGGGCACTAATGTCAACGAGAGGAAT GACTCCATAGCTCTTATAGAGCAGTACAAGTCAGGCTTTGAGCGTCCTGGGGACCTGGACTTTGAGGACTACAGTCAGGGCATCAACCGTGCCTCCTCAGACAGCAGCCTGGGCACCCTCGGTACCCCCAAAGGCCCCCTGGAGCTGCTGGGCAAGAACAGGAGCAAACCGTTCTGGCTGTTCAGCAAGAAGAGTAAG CCCACGGTGACAGAGGACTTTGGCCATCTCCCCCCCGAGCAGCGCAGGAAGAGGTTACAACAGAAACTAGATGACATTGGCAAGGAGTTGCAGAAAGAAGTGGaccagag tGAGGCGCTGGAGAAGATGAAGGATGTGTATGAGAAGAACCCCCAGATGGGAGACCCTGCCAGCCTGTCTCCCCAGATCAACCAGACAGCCCAGAACATGGAGAGACTGAGAGGAGAGCTCAACAAGTATGAG TCATGGTTGACAGAGGCAGGAAGGCGAGGGGATTTGGTGCTCAGGAGAGATACATTGCGAGAGGATGCGTTGAGCTACAGGTCTCACTCCAACAACAACGGCAGCACTCACGAACCATACAG CCCCGACGGAACCCACTCTGAAGAAGGCACCCCAGATCCCTCTCATGCCATCTACGCCGAGTTTGACGATGActttgaggaggaagaggaggagcttgTCGCTCCCATCGGCCAATGTACAGCCATGTACAACTTCCCAG GTGCCAGTGAGGGGACCATCACCATGCAGGAGGGGGAGGTGTTGTCTGTAGTGGAGGAGGATAAAGGTGACGGCTGGACCAGGGTCCGCAGGGCCAACGGGAACGAGGGCTACATCCCAACATCCTACGTCAGCATCAGCCTCAGCAAGTGA